From Novipirellula galeiformis, the proteins below share one genomic window:
- a CDS encoding tetratricopeptide repeat protein, whose amino-acid sequence MPSRLRSKSQRFLLMFFVAACVMMHSACISQRGHSQDSDSLSASSLRAAALKALQEGNSELAIASADAMVRQHNTDSRATRLAADIYLRSGKPEWSARIFNRYAKAFPEQMPELWQRGIALYLIGQYEDAAKQFEAHRTVNPHDVENAAWHFLCVAKAKSFEEARKLILPAPNDARVPMAEIHELLSTGNTEGVNQRVNETKVGTRERAEAAFYGDFYLGLYADAAGESVKASELLQRAAKDAPRHYMGDIARVYAAHLKEGIGQDGTKK is encoded by the coding sequence ATGCCATCGCGTTTGCGTTCTAAAAGTCAGCGGTTCCTATTGATGTTTTTCGTAGCGGCTTGCGTGATGATGCACTCCGCCTGCATTTCACAGCGTGGTCATTCTCAAGATTCCGACTCGCTTTCCGCGTCATCCTTGCGTGCTGCGGCATTAAAGGCATTGCAGGAAGGCAACTCCGAGCTTGCGATTGCGTCGGCCGATGCAATGGTTCGCCAACACAACACGGATTCCCGCGCGACGCGATTGGCAGCCGATATTTATCTCCGCAGTGGAAAACCAGAGTGGTCTGCGCGGATTTTCAACCGCTACGCCAAGGCGTTCCCGGAGCAGATGCCCGAGCTTTGGCAACGCGGGATCGCACTGTATTTGATTGGACAATATGAAGACGCGGCGAAGCAGTTTGAAGCGCATCGCACCGTCAATCCGCACGATGTCGAAAACGCGGCCTGGCATTTCCTCTGCGTCGCAAAAGCAAAGTCGTTTGAAGAAGCAAGGAAGTTGATCCTACCGGCTCCTAACGACGCCCGGGTTCCCATGGCCGAGATTCATGAACTGCTTTCGACCGGGAATACCGAGGGGGTGAACCAACGCGTCAACGAAACGAAGGTCGGTACACGCGAGCGAGCTGAAGCGGCGTTCTATGGCGATTTCTATCTTGGACTTTACGCCGATGCGGCGGGCGAATCAGTGAAGGCATCTGAGTTGCTGCAACGCGCCGCGAAAGATGCACCTCGCCATTACATGGGAGACATCGCGCGTGTTTACGCAGCCCATCTCAAAGAGGGAATCGGCCAAGACGGGACCAAGAAGTAA
- a CDS encoding polyprenyl synthetase family protein yields the protein MIPPKESGLSTATTSNTTSHSAGTQGDSSARTTRRKTSHLKDVPPTLELRESLRSRCAEVAKRIDRSVPLNKDQMEQIARRFLEEADLPEGYLGWMMVMISSEFWKESLAAVPPERRLFLLPHCLKHAEGCPAEYDQFGMNCKECGACSIADFRSIAEEMGYRVLVAEGSPVVLKIIIGGYVDAVVGVACLNVLEKAIDKVLLAGIPCMAVPLLSSDCRNTKVDESWVEQMIRTPYVAASQKTRSYVHLMRAASELFESDSLQKLAPRIRDQSPIGSHAVTAESIENLDTIAATEHIAYDFLARGGKHSRPFITLAAYDAMTGAECTGSEGSDAVKTLPVTVQRAAMSIETFHKASLVHDDIEDDDGFRYGQPAVHQRFGLPTAINVGDYLIGLGYRLLSRRDADDAISADARVDVLDALATAHTRLAEGQGAELLWRDSKNRQLSPLDALKVYALKTSPAFEAALFSGIRLAGDAEAYRKPIRDFCRNLGVAFQILNDIGDWNGDEDNKLSAGGDLFGGRPTILWALALDTLQGDERDLLMSVVESPEKYSNSERLTIATRLYHTAGVFETAMQLVDKHQARAEKIADELEPESLRRLMYFLVDTVLERPEVPTPTLISLSSIPVNTLPIV from the coding sequence ATGATCCCACCTAAGGAATCTGGTTTGTCGACCGCAACCACTTCAAATACAACGTCCCATTCCGCTGGTACGCAAGGCGATTCGTCTGCGCGCACGACCCGTCGAAAAACCAGCCATTTGAAAGATGTTCCTCCCACCCTCGAGTTGCGCGAAAGTCTACGTTCGCGTTGTGCCGAGGTTGCCAAACGCATCGACCGCTCGGTCCCGTTGAACAAGGACCAAATGGAACAGATCGCCCGACGATTTCTTGAAGAAGCCGATCTACCGGAAGGCTACTTGGGCTGGATGATGGTGATGATTAGCAGTGAGTTTTGGAAGGAATCGCTCGCTGCGGTTCCACCGGAACGACGTTTGTTCCTGCTTCCGCATTGCCTAAAACATGCCGAGGGTTGCCCGGCGGAGTACGACCAATTTGGCATGAACTGTAAAGAGTGCGGTGCTTGTAGCATTGCCGATTTTCGCTCGATCGCCGAAGAGATGGGGTACCGCGTGCTGGTAGCCGAGGGGTCCCCGGTCGTGCTGAAGATCATCATCGGAGGTTACGTGGATGCCGTCGTCGGTGTGGCCTGCTTGAACGTGTTGGAAAAAGCGATCGATAAAGTGCTGCTCGCCGGCATTCCCTGTATGGCGGTTCCGTTGTTGAGCAGCGATTGCCGAAACACCAAAGTGGACGAGTCGTGGGTGGAGCAGATGATCCGCACTCCCTACGTAGCGGCAAGCCAGAAAACGCGAAGCTATGTCCATTTGATGCGCGCCGCGAGCGAGTTGTTTGAATCCGATTCGCTGCAGAAATTGGCTCCTCGAATCCGCGACCAATCGCCGATTGGATCGCATGCGGTGACCGCCGAATCGATTGAAAACCTCGATACGATCGCGGCCACGGAGCACATCGCCTACGACTTTTTGGCGCGGGGTGGCAAACACTCACGACCCTTCATCACGTTGGCCGCTTACGATGCGATGACCGGCGCCGAGTGCACCGGCAGCGAGGGAAGCGATGCGGTCAAAACGTTGCCGGTGACGGTGCAGCGCGCGGCGATGAGCATCGAAACCTTTCACAAAGCGAGTCTCGTTCACGATGACATCGAAGACGATGACGGGTTTCGCTACGGACAACCGGCCGTCCACCAGCGTTTTGGCTTGCCCACCGCGATCAATGTCGGTGATTATTTGATCGGCCTTGGTTATCGATTGCTCAGTCGGCGTGATGCGGACGATGCGATTTCTGCGGACGCTCGCGTGGATGTGCTCGACGCCTTGGCGACCGCGCACACGCGGTTGGCGGAAGGTCAGGGGGCGGAGTTGCTTTGGCGTGATTCAAAGAATCGTCAACTTTCGCCATTGGACGCCTTGAAGGTGTACGCGTTGAAAACTTCGCCTGCCTTTGAAGCGGCGTTGTTCAGCGGCATTCGTTTGGCCGGCGACGCCGAGGCGTATCGCAAACCAATCCGCGATTTTTGTCGAAACCTTGGGGTGGCCTTCCAAATTCTGAACGATATCGGGGATTGGAACGGCGACGAAGACAACAAACTTTCTGCGGGCGGCGATCTGTTCGGCGGACGTCCTACGATCTTGTGGGCGCTGGCACTCGATACGCTTCAAGGCGACGAACGTGACTTGTTGATGAGTGTGGTCGAGAGCCCTGAGAAGTACAGTAACAGCGAACGCTTGACCATCGCGACTCGCTTGTATCACACCGCAGGGGTGTTTGAAACGGCGATGCAGTTGGTCGACAAGCATCAGGCGCGAGCGGAAAAAATTGCCGACGAGCTTGAACCCGAGTCGCTGCGAAGGTTGATGTACTTCTTAGTCGATACCGTTTTGGAGCGTCCCGAAGTGCCCACTCCGACCTTGATTTCGCTCAGCTCGATTCCGGTCAACACGTTGCCGATTGTGTGA
- a CDS encoding prenyltransferase/squalene oxidase repeat-containing protein produces the protein MKTNLRQRVRSTLNQLRHELLDHRTDAGHWVGELSASALSTATAVSALSAVLVHARSPVANSDQIHELIRRGMTYLGQQQNDDGGFGDTDRSHSNIATSYLAQAASSLAQQTIGAGLDSNQEARLSEYIRSQGEISGLRQRYGKDKTFVVPILANMAIAGLVSWDDVPRLPFEAAVFPQSMYRMLQMPVVSYAIPALVAIGQARHFHGAKAWLPIRLVRSASLNRSMEVLRRMQPESGGYLEATPLTAFVLMSLASIQSGDCEVSRDAIRFLTDSIRDDGSWPIDTNLATWGTSLSISALASDPEDDGSWCTASLVDWHLGCQHRRRHPFTGAQPGGWGWTDLSGAVPDSDDTPAAILAVTQMQTRVAGRRGSDMERAVADARQWLIELQNRDGGWPTFCRGWGKLPFDRSSNDLTAHALRALGAQGISAKTRANAERFLTRHQRSDGSWLALWFGNQDHPHEENPVYGTARVLLAAADGFLSDDAVLRGCEYLIRSQNLDGGWGGGPSLLPWMNRQSAAGAGGDSEPRLISSVEETAVAIEALTAIFGENGRFSAAALKNFGKDSPDFAQTGPHGGKNGQREAIIRGVEFLLQSVHDGRHRVPWPIGFYFAKLWYHEKLYPLVFTVAALSSYLRSSADSIPSKMKRQNVPSAPSIDDPT, from the coding sequence ATGAAAACGAATCTTCGCCAACGTGTTCGTAGCACGCTGAACCAACTGCGCCATGAACTTTTGGACCATCGTACCGATGCCGGACATTGGGTCGGCGAATTGTCGGCCTCCGCACTGAGCACGGCGACGGCGGTCAGTGCGTTGTCCGCCGTGCTCGTTCACGCTCGCAGCCCGGTCGCCAACTCGGACCAAATTCACGAACTGATTCGCCGCGGCATGACCTACCTTGGTCAACAACAGAACGACGATGGTGGTTTCGGCGACACCGATCGTAGTCACTCCAATATCGCGACGAGCTATCTTGCACAGGCCGCGTCGTCGCTTGCGCAACAGACGATAGGAGCGGGGCTCGACTCGAATCAAGAAGCTCGCTTGTCCGAGTACATTCGATCGCAGGGTGAAATATCGGGGCTTCGCCAACGCTACGGCAAAGACAAGACGTTTGTGGTTCCGATTTTGGCAAACATGGCCATCGCGGGTTTGGTTTCGTGGGACGATGTTCCCCGTTTGCCATTCGAAGCGGCGGTGTTTCCGCAATCGATGTACCGGATGTTGCAAATGCCGGTGGTCAGCTACGCGATTCCTGCGTTGGTCGCGATCGGACAAGCACGTCACTTTCATGGTGCGAAGGCTTGGTTGCCGATTCGATTGGTCCGCTCCGCGTCGCTGAATCGATCGATGGAGGTGCTGCGCCGCATGCAACCTGAGAGTGGTGGTTATTTAGAGGCGACACCGCTGACTGCGTTTGTGTTGATGAGTTTGGCGTCGATCCAGAGTGGTGATTGCGAGGTCAGCCGAGATGCCATCCGCTTTCTGACCGATTCGATCCGCGACGATGGCAGCTGGCCGATCGATACCAATTTGGCAACCTGGGGCACGTCGCTTTCAATTTCTGCATTAGCCAGCGATCCCGAGGATGACGGATCTTGGTGCACCGCATCGCTTGTCGATTGGCATTTGGGGTGTCAACATCGACGACGTCATCCCTTCACCGGCGCTCAGCCGGGCGGTTGGGGATGGACCGATTTGTCCGGAGCGGTTCCCGATAGCGACGATACTCCCGCGGCGATTCTGGCTGTGACACAGATGCAAACTCGCGTCGCGGGGCGGCGGGGTAGCGACATGGAGCGTGCGGTTGCCGATGCACGGCAGTGGTTAATCGAGTTGCAAAATCGCGATGGGGGATGGCCGACGTTTTGTCGGGGTTGGGGTAAGTTGCCCTTTGATCGAAGCAGCAATGATTTGACCGCTCATGCACTCCGTGCGCTGGGCGCACAAGGAATCAGTGCAAAAACGAGAGCGAATGCGGAACGTTTCTTGACACGCCATCAACGCAGTGACGGCAGTTGGCTGGCGCTTTGGTTTGGCAATCAAGATCACCCGCACGAGGAAAACCCGGTTTATGGAACGGCGCGGGTGCTATTGGCGGCGGCGGACGGCTTCTTGAGCGACGATGCGGTATTGCGCGGATGCGAGTATCTGATCCGCAGCCAAAATCTCGACGGTGGTTGGGGGGGAGGACCTTCGCTATTGCCGTGGATGAACCGTCAATCGGCCGCGGGAGCGGGGGGCGATTCCGAGCCGCGTTTAATCAGCAGCGTGGAAGAAACCGCAGTCGCGATTGAAGCGTTGACCGCCATTTTCGGTGAAAATGGACGCTTTAGCGCGGCTGCCCTGAAAAATTTTGGCAAGGATTCGCCCGACTTTGCACAAACCGGTCCCCACGGTGGGAAGAACGGCCAGCGAGAGGCTATAATCCGAGGCGTTGAATTCCTGCTGCAAAGTGTCCACGATGGGCGTCATCGTGTGCCTTGGCCGATTGGATTTTATTTTGCCAAGCTTTGGTATCACGAAAAACTCTATCCGCTGGTGTTTACGGTCGCTGCGTTATCGAGCTACCTACGATCCTCAGCGGATTCGATCCCAAGCAAAATGAAGCGGCAAAACGTCCCCTCGGCTCCATCCATTGATGATCCCACCTAA
- a CDS encoding O-antigen ligase family protein, which yields MTFLVVLFALAALVWLIPLIQTRRTLHIATLVLVTGTLFGPAFFSIDGPIQISLDRVLWVAMFAIVAIRWRCGDLTIPQPNRVDCLVAGITVWLLVSALMGASVPENQTPPLAKWLFFIAMPVGMYVVARVSEVKESDLRWAYHLLLGLGVYLAVTAIFEVSGVHGLVFPRYIVDPKDWEFLGRGRGPLLNPSGNAIVMCVALVVSILGVIRSTHRMRLFYAILSLVILAGVYSTLTRSAWMGAIAVVAVVALVYSPRWLRVLGLAAAILVGGAGVLGLKDQFLRMKRDKNLTSADAEKSIQLRPLLAVVAWEMFKDHPIKGHGFGQYFTHSGKYHSVRSYDMPLEDARPYAQHNVFLAILVDSGLIGLSMLIGVLVIVSSMAWNLARNQGHSVAIRNGGLIWLGTFAAYFCNGMFQDVTIIPMVNMYLFFAAGIVVTLYERGVETRRVEQPQLRPQVHAVSLAQ from the coding sequence ATGACATTTCTTGTCGTCCTGTTTGCCCTCGCGGCACTTGTTTGGTTGATACCGTTGATTCAAACGAGGCGAACGCTGCACATCGCCACTTTGGTGCTGGTCACAGGGACGCTGTTTGGTCCCGCGTTTTTCTCGATCGACGGCCCAATTCAAATCAGTCTCGATCGCGTGCTGTGGGTTGCCATGTTTGCGATCGTTGCGATCCGTTGGCGCTGTGGTGACCTTACGATCCCGCAACCCAACCGTGTTGATTGTTTGGTCGCCGGGATCACGGTGTGGTTGCTCGTCAGTGCGTTGATGGGGGCATCGGTTCCGGAAAACCAAACACCTCCGCTAGCGAAATGGTTGTTCTTTATCGCCATGCCGGTCGGGATGTACGTGGTCGCTCGGGTCAGCGAGGTCAAAGAGTCGGACCTGCGTTGGGCCTATCACTTGTTACTGGGACTCGGCGTCTATCTCGCCGTGACGGCGATCTTCGAAGTTTCGGGCGTCCATGGCCTCGTGTTTCCTCGTTATATCGTCGACCCCAAAGATTGGGAGTTTTTGGGTCGCGGTCGGGGGCCGCTGCTGAACCCTTCGGGCAACGCCATTGTGATGTGTGTGGCGCTCGTGGTCTCGATTCTCGGTGTGATTCGTTCGACGCATCGGATGCGATTGTTTTACGCAATACTATCGCTGGTGATTTTGGCGGGCGTGTACAGCACGCTGACACGAAGTGCATGGATGGGGGCCATCGCGGTGGTGGCGGTGGTGGCGTTGGTCTATTCGCCTCGCTGGCTGCGTGTGCTCGGACTTGCCGCTGCGATTCTGGTCGGAGGGGCGGGCGTGTTGGGGCTCAAGGACCAATTTTTGCGTATGAAACGCGATAAGAATCTAACTTCGGCAGATGCGGAAAAGTCGATTCAGCTAAGACCGCTGCTGGCGGTGGTGGCCTGGGAAATGTTCAAGGACCATCCGATCAAAGGGCATGGCTTTGGACAATACTTTACCCACTCCGGCAAGTACCACAGCGTCCGCAGTTACGACATGCCTTTGGAGGATGCACGCCCCTATGCTCAACACAACGTGTTCCTCGCGATCTTAGTCGATTCCGGATTGATTGGATTGTCGATGTTGATCGGTGTGTTGGTCATCGTTTCAAGCATGGCATGGAACCTCGCTCGCAATCAGGGGCACAGCGTCGCCATTCGCAATGGCGGACTGATTTGGTTAGGCACCTTCGCTGCCTATTTTTGCAACGGTATGTTCCAAGACGTCACGATCATTCCGATGGTCAACATGTACTTGTTCTTTGCTGCTGGGATCGTGGTAACCCTCTACGAGCGTGGTGTGGAAACCCGCCGCGTTGAACAACCGCAGTTGCGCCCACAGGTTCACGCCGTTTCGTTGGCGCAGTAA
- a CDS encoding acyltransferase family protein: MRTELSAEAKQTFQVVALVATIFVVAIHYQSAAPKSAAIEHATANQLAQEFLVGGVARFAVPMFAFAAGFFYFFSDDGSLRTYLRKLRQRLRSVLTPYLIIGLGATLCWMAIRYVEDKPYEMTSLQIAGTWLLRPPAEQLWFLRDLMVLVVAAPLICRIVRLPNAIGLMLVGAVWLSHYQPFPIVGGWYLLHTETLFFFCLGCAAKSRLDWLERLGRVSMVTTIGFVLVWFDLIAARILLRPDFDCWYVTDYSVESLLIHKASIVAGCLSMWMVCWKLRSPFLCRLSGAAFFVYLVHEFPLRAAVVRIAGPVMDKGAWFWGMFPIVTCGCFAAAMCLNRYAPAVIAWLTGGRTPDAAAKIGSLEAQARFTKPRPRSSTPTPHPGQSSQ, encoded by the coding sequence GTGCGAACGGAATTGTCCGCCGAAGCGAAGCAGACCTTTCAAGTTGTTGCCCTCGTGGCCACGATTTTCGTGGTCGCGATCCATTATCAATCGGCGGCGCCGAAATCGGCCGCGATTGAGCACGCCACAGCGAATCAATTGGCTCAAGAATTCTTGGTCGGCGGCGTGGCTCGCTTCGCGGTTCCGATGTTCGCCTTTGCAGCGGGTTTCTTTTATTTTTTCAGCGACGACGGATCGCTGCGCACCTACCTGCGGAAACTGCGTCAACGTTTGCGTAGCGTGTTGACTCCCTATTTGATCATCGGTTTGGGAGCGACGCTGTGCTGGATGGCGATTCGTTATGTGGAGGACAAACCCTACGAAATGACGTCCCTTCAAATCGCCGGTACCTGGCTGCTTCGCCCGCCTGCGGAACAGTTGTGGTTTCTGCGTGACTTGATGGTGTTGGTGGTGGCTGCACCGTTGATATGCCGGATCGTGAGATTGCCCAACGCAATCGGCTTGATGCTGGTCGGGGCGGTGTGGCTGAGCCACTACCAACCGTTTCCGATTGTGGGGGGATGGTACTTATTGCATACAGAAACGCTGTTCTTTTTCTGTCTTGGTTGTGCGGCGAAGTCGCGTCTCGATTGGCTCGAGCGACTCGGCCGCGTCAGCATGGTGACCACGATCGGATTCGTCTTGGTGTGGTTTGATTTGATCGCGGCTCGAATCTTGTTGCGTCCCGATTTCGATTGTTGGTACGTCACCGATTACAGCGTCGAAAGCCTGTTGATTCATAAAGCTTCGATTGTGGCGGGATGCTTGTCGATGTGGATGGTGTGCTGGAAACTTCGCAGCCCATTTTTGTGCCGGTTATCGGGCGCGGCCTTTTTTGTTTACCTCGTTCATGAATTTCCATTGCGGGCGGCGGTCGTGCGGATCGCAGGCCCGGTGATGGACAAGGGGGCGTGGTTCTGGGGGATGTTCCCGATCGTCACCTGTGGATGCTTCGCCGCAGCGATGTGCTTGAATCGCTACGCGCCTGCGGTGATCGCGTGGTTGACCGGCGGACGCACTCCGGATGCTGCGGCAAAGATCGGCAGTCTGGAAGCACAAGCTCGCTTCACCAAACCCCGTCCTCGAAGTTCGACTCCCACCCCTCACCCAGGCCAATCCTCCCAATGA
- a CDS encoding redox-sensing transcriptional repressor Rex, producing the protein MSEPESAKDVPAQIPQPAVGRLSLYFRELYRLREAEITTTNSKELGKLVNVSPPVVRRDLSALGTIGQRGVGYSVDALIDRIGQVLGSGQQWEVVLVGVGSLGDALLRYRGFSRLGFKLTAAFDIDPGRIGSTIGGVEVLDAKELERVLTATPPHLAILAVPADNAAEVASLLVRLGVSGILNFAPTTLRLPPRIAVVNVDLASELQRLAFAVQSGT; encoded by the coding sequence TTGTCTGAACCAGAGTCTGCAAAGGACGTTCCAGCTCAGATCCCACAGCCTGCGGTGGGGCGGCTGAGTCTCTATTTTCGTGAGCTTTACCGATTACGCGAAGCCGAGATCACGACAACGAACAGCAAAGAGCTCGGCAAGCTGGTGAATGTTTCACCTCCGGTGGTCCGCCGTGATTTAAGTGCGCTCGGGACGATCGGTCAGCGTGGAGTGGGTTATTCGGTCGATGCGTTGATCGACCGGATCGGGCAAGTTCTCGGATCGGGGCAACAGTGGGAGGTCGTGTTGGTGGGGGTCGGATCACTCGGGGATGCTTTGTTGCGTTACCGAGGGTTCAGCCGTTTGGGATTCAAGCTGACCGCCGCTTTTGACATCGACCCAGGGCGAATTGGTTCGACGATCGGCGGGGTCGAGGTGCTTGATGCGAAGGAGCTTGAGCGCGTGCTCACGGCAACACCGCCCCATCTAGCGATCTTGGCCGTGCCGGCGGACAACGCCGCCGAAGTCGCTTCGCTGCTCGTGCGGCTAGGCGTTTCGGGGATCCTCAATTTTGCCCCCACGACCCTGAGGCTTCCGCCACGAATCGCGGTCGTCAATGTCGATTTGGCGAGCGAGTTGCAACGATTGGCGTTTGCCGTTCAGAGCGGGACGTAA
- a CDS encoding D-mannonate epimerase, with protein MTTFFAKGSKTTSLTSEDLRDALLQTFAAIGMPERALLLPPDATRLFSRAGELTVLSHQILGDRVTDIMPALGTHTPMKPDKLDHMFPGIPHDLFRPHLWRDDVVRLGTVPSEFVSKVTGGMYDRPWEAQVNKMLRDGGHDLIFSIGQVVPHEVIGMANYNKNVFVGTGGKDGINESHYLSAVYGIEETLGQANTPLRQILNYASDHFCSGLPLLYALTVIEQMPDRSLHTRGLFIGDDHDTFFQAAELARQVNITMIPQAPKHVVAYLDPNEFKSTWLGNKAIYRTRLAIATGGRLTVLGPAVEEFGEDQQIDHLIRKYGYRTREEVIALVAENEDLAANLSAAAHLIHGSPENRFEVVYAAGNLSDEEIRSVGYTPGNLSELMKRYDVDTLQNGVHTDIDGSEFYFIQNPSLGLWQADRN; from the coding sequence ATGACGACATTTTTCGCTAAAGGATCCAAGACCACCTCTTTAACGAGCGAGGATCTGCGCGACGCCCTTTTGCAAACGTTTGCTGCGATTGGCATGCCGGAACGCGCCCTGCTGTTGCCTCCCGACGCAACGCGACTGTTCAGTCGTGCGGGTGAGTTGACCGTATTGTCCCATCAGATTCTCGGCGATCGTGTGACCGACATCATGCCGGCATTGGGGACGCATACCCCGATGAAGCCAGACAAGTTGGATCATATGTTTCCGGGCATTCCGCACGATCTGTTTCGTCCGCATCTGTGGCGTGACGATGTTGTTCGACTGGGCACGGTGCCCTCGGAGTTCGTCTCCAAAGTGACTGGCGGAATGTACGACCGTCCTTGGGAAGCCCAGGTCAACAAAATGTTGCGTGATGGCGGTCATGACCTGATTTTTTCGATCGGCCAAGTCGTTCCTCACGAGGTCATTGGGATGGCCAACTACAACAAGAACGTGTTCGTGGGAACGGGAGGAAAGGATGGTATCAACGAAAGCCATTATCTCAGCGCGGTCTATGGCATTGAGGAGACGCTCGGCCAAGCCAATACGCCGCTTCGCCAGATTTTGAATTACGCATCCGATCATTTTTGTAGCGGCCTCCCGCTACTCTATGCGTTAACGGTGATCGAACAGATGCCCGACCGCAGTCTGCACACACGCGGATTGTTTATCGGCGACGACCACGACACCTTCTTCCAGGCCGCTGAATTGGCTCGTCAAGTGAACATCACGATGATCCCACAGGCCCCCAAGCATGTGGTGGCTTACTTGGATCCCAACGAGTTCAAGAGCACATGGCTAGGCAATAAAGCGATTTATCGCACCCGTTTAGCAATCGCCACCGGGGGACGCTTGACCGTGCTCGGTCCGGCGGTGGAAGAGTTCGGCGAAGACCAGCAAATTGACCATTTGATTCGAAAGTACGGCTATCGCACTCGCGAAGAAGTGATTGCATTGGTGGCCGAGAATGAAGACTTGGCGGCCAACCTTTCCGCAGCGGCCCATTTGATCCATGGTTCACCGGAAAATCGCTTCGAGGTGGTGTATGCCGCCGGAAATCTGTCCGACGAGGAGATCCGATCGGTGGGCTACACGCCCGGGAATTTGTCGGAATTGATGAAACGCTACGATGTCGACACGCTTCAAAACGGTGTCCACACGGATATTGATGGAAGTGAATTCTACTTCATCCAAAATCCGTCGCTCGGTCTCTGGCAAGCCGACCGCAACTAA
- a CDS encoding exo-alpha-sialidase — protein MKLANNLLLLACLVIPTAAVAAAEADAAKQESQPVLVSAERIWDAAPHNAFTDLIRFKDRWFCAFREGQGHVSPDGALRVLTSSDGKKWESAALVTSANSDLRDAKLSVTAEGQLMLAGAEAIQTPSGRHHQSLVWFSDDGKTWTPKHNVGDLDNWLWRITWHQGQAYGFGYGCVATERTLRFFQSSDGKKFDAVIDKVDVEGTYPNETALIFLPDDTGYCLLRQDGKPNAGYVGTSQPPYTHWNWKSLGVRIGGPEMIQLPDGRFLAAVRLYDAPVRTSLCWVDPAKGTLTETLALPSGGDTSYAGMVWHDDLLWVSYYSSHESKTSIYLAKVRLEG, from the coding sequence ATGAAATTAGCGAACAACTTGCTTTTGCTCGCCTGCCTGGTTATTCCGACCGCCGCGGTTGCGGCCGCAGAAGCCGATGCCGCGAAACAGGAGTCCCAGCCTGTGCTCGTCAGTGCCGAGCGGATTTGGGATGCCGCGCCACACAATGCGTTCACCGACTTGATTCGCTTCAAAGACCGTTGGTTTTGTGCCTTTCGCGAAGGCCAAGGGCATGTCTCGCCCGATGGGGCGCTGCGTGTGTTGACCTCATCCGATGGAAAAAAATGGGAGTCCGCGGCGTTGGTCACCTCGGCCAATTCCGATCTGCGCGATGCCAAACTCAGTGTGACGGCCGAGGGACAGCTGATGTTGGCGGGAGCCGAAGCGATCCAAACGCCCTCCGGACGTCACCATCAATCACTGGTTTGGTTTTCCGACGATGGCAAGACTTGGACGCCGAAACACAACGTGGGTGATCTCGACAATTGGCTGTGGCGAATCACGTGGCATCAAGGCCAAGCCTACGGATTCGGCTACGGTTGTGTTGCAACCGAGCGAACGCTTCGTTTTTTCCAAAGCTCTGATGGAAAAAAGTTTGACGCCGTGATCGATAAGGTTGACGTCGAGGGAACGTATCCCAATGAAACCGCCCTGATCTTCCTACCCGACGATACGGGCTATTGCTTGTTGCGTCAGGATGGCAAACCCAACGCGGGCTACGTTGGCACGTCCCAGCCGCCCTATACGCATTGGAATTGGAAAAGCCTTGGAGTGCGAATCGGCGGTCCTGAGATGATCCAATTGCCCGATGGACGCTTTCTTGCGGCAGTTCGTTTGTATGATGCCCCGGTGCGCACCTCGCTCTGCTGGGTCGATCCCGCGAAAGGAACGTTAACCGAGACCCTTGCCTTGCCCTCCGGCGGAGACACTAGCTATGCCGGCATGGTCTGGCATGACGATCTACTTTGGGTCAGTTACTATTCGTCGCACGAAAGCAAAACGAGCATCTATCTGGCGAAGGTGCGGCTGGAAGGCTAA
- a CDS encoding TraR/DksA family transcriptional regulator → MKSDYTELRAELEEKLRELIVRAQNIDNDLRKPGDEDWEERASETESDEVLASVGNLALNEIEKIKHALRQIDDGSYGKCARCGKKIPKARLKAIPYASTCTACA, encoded by the coding sequence ATGAAGTCTGACTACACCGAGCTACGGGCGGAGCTTGAAGAAAAGCTTCGAGAACTCATCGTTCGTGCTCAAAACATCGACAACGACCTGCGTAAGCCAGGCGACGAGGATTGGGAAGAGCGAGCCTCGGAAACCGAAAGCGACGAAGTGCTCGCGTCGGTCGGCAATCTCGCACTGAACGAGATTGAGAAAATCAAACATGCATTACGTCAGATCGATGATGGCTCGTACGGCAAATGTGCGAGGTGTGGCAAGAAGATTCCCAAGGCTCGACTCAAAGCGATTCCTTACGCCAGCACTTGCACCGCGTGCGCTTAA